AGTTCCCTGCCTGGTCATCGATCCGGCGCAGGGGGCCAATATCAACTTGAGCGAGGAAGTGGGCGACCTAAGCAGTTCCATCAACTTCCTGGCCATGTTTACGGTCGGCGATTTCCCGGAACTGTTTTCCAGGAATAACCTGATGGCCCTGATCGTGTTTACGGTCATCTTCTCCATTGCAACGATCTTTGCGGGGGAAAAGGGCAAGATCATTGTGACGGCTATGGAAGCCATGACGGAAGTGATCGTGAAGGTCATCGGCATCGTCATGAAGATCGCTCCCCTGGGATTGGGATGCTATTTTGCGATCCTGATCGGCAAGTACGGCAGCGAGGTGGTCGGGCCGCTTGGAAAAGCAATCGTCATGTACCTGTTTGCCATAGTGGCGTATTTTGTAGTGTCGCAGACCGTGGAAGCGTATATCGGCGCGGGAGCGGAGGGCGTCCGCAGATGGTGGAAGACCGCGGTAACCCCGACCCTGACTGCCCTTGGCACCTGTTCTTCCGCAGCGACCCTGCCGGCGAACTTGATCCAGGCAAAACAGATCGGGATCCCCAGCGAGATCTCAGATCTTGTGATCCCTCTGGGAGCCAATCTTCACAAGGATGGAGCCTGCGTGATCCAGATCATCAAGATCGCGTTCCTCTGTTCCGTATTCAACGTACCGTATGTTACGCCGAAAAATATCATCCTGTCGATCGTGATCGCGGTGATCGCATCCGTGGTCATGGGAGGAATCCCCGCAGGCGGTTATGTGGCTGAGATCTTTATTATCTCCGCATTTGGTTTCCCGACCGTGGCGATCCCGATCATGGTACTGATCGGAACCATCACCGATGCGCCGGCTACCGCGGTGAACGTTACAGGAGACACCGGACTGGCTATGGTGATCGCACGATTTGTCGAGGGGAAAGACTGGCTGAAGCGGAGCGATGAGCGCAGGGCGGCAGGCCTGGAGGCATAAAACAGTATTTCTTATGATGGAAAGGCAGATGGAGTGATTCGTCTGCCTTTTTGGGTAAAAATGGGTGAAATGAAAAAAGTTTTACCATTGAATGAAATAAAAACGAAATAAAATTGACAAATGACCAAAAATACATGAAAATAATAGAGATGAAAAAAGACTTCAAGAAAAATAAATGGAGGGACAATCATGGGGGAACATGGAGGTAAACGGGGAGCAGTCCGGCTTGGAGGTATGGCATTTTTGCCTTTGATCGTATTTCTTGTGTTATATGTAGGCTGTGGTCTGGCATTCACTGCATTGGGAGCGGAGGATGCCTTTTCAAAGTTTCCGAGGCACGTTGCGCTGCTGGCCGGCATAGCGACTGCGCTGGCGCTGGCGCCGTCCGTGAAGCTCAGTGAAAAGATGGATGTGTTCTGTCAGGGCATGGGCAACTCCGGCGTCATGATGATGATCATGATCTATCTGATGGCAGGCGGGTTTCAGGGAGCGGCGGCAGCCATGGGCGGCAAAGATTCGGTTGTGAATCTCAGCCTTCACTTTATCCCGGTCCAGTTCTTGGTCCCGGGCGTATTTCTGCTCTGTTGTTTTATTTCCACGTCCATTGGCACGTCCATGGGCACGATCGCGGCCCTGGCTCCCGTTGCTATCGGTGTGGCGCGGGGAGCGGGACTGGATCTGGCGCTGACAGGTGCGGCTGTGATCGGCGGGGCGTATTTCGGAGACAACTTATCTATGATCTCAGATACGACCATATCTGCGGCTCAGGGCTGCGGCTCAGAGATGAAGGATAAGTTTCGCATGAACTTTTTTATCGCTGCGCCTGCGGCCCTGGCAGCGATCCTTGTTTACGGATTTATGGGAGGACAGGGGAACGGAGCCATCGAGGCGGGAGCCTACAACCTGTTCCAGATCCTTCCATACATTGTGGTTCTGGGGGCTGCGCTGGCCGGGGTTCCGGTGGTTCTTGTGCTGTTTATCGGGATCACTATGACCGGCGTGATCGGCTTGGCCCAGGGAACTGTTGGGATCTTTGAATGGGTTCAGGCCATCGGCGGCGGCATGAGTGATATGTTCAGTATCAGCATCGTGGCAGCCCTGATCTCTGGTATCATCGGACTGGTACGCTATTATGGAGGCGTGGACTGGCTGGTAGGCGTGCTCACCTCCCGGATCAAGGACAGGAAAGGGGCGGAGTATGGGATTGGGCTGATGTCCGGTGTGCTATCGGCGGCGTTGGTCAACAATACCATCGGCATCATCGTGACCTGCCCGATGGCGAAGGAGATCGGTGCCAAGTATAAGATCGCGCCGAAGAGGCTGGCAAGCCTTGTGGATATTTTCGCCTGTGCGTTCCTGGCGCTGACGCCCCATGACGGCGGAATGCTGATGATCACAGCTATGGCGGAGGTTTCCCCGATCGCGGTGCTCAAGAATTCATTTTATATGTTTTTCCTGATCATCGCAGCCTGTGTGACGATCCAGTTTGGACTTTTGAGGACGAAGGAAGAAAAGTAAGAAGAAAAGCAGATATAAAGGCGGTGCTTTATGGGAAAACGGGATGGACAGATTGATGCGGTCAGGGCGGCGGCGATCTCCCTGGTGGTTCTCTCGCATATTTTTGGGGCTATGGACCTGGGATTCAATCCGGTCTGGAACTGGTTTGCCCCGTTTATGGTCCCGCTGTTCTTTTTGGTGAGCGGATATCTGGCCTGGAAACGGGAACCCTGGAAGCGCTATGCGTTTTCTGCTTATGTAAAGAAACGCGCAGGCTCCCTTCTGATCCCCTATGTGGGGTTCAGTCTGGCAGCATCTGTGGTCCGGATGGGGGTCACGTACCTGACAGACGGACCGGTGCGGGAGAACCTGGGATATCTGGCGCGGGAATTTGTCACGTGCCTGGGGACCGGGACCCTTTGGTTTCTTCCGGTTATGTTTCTTTCAGATATGATGGCGTTTCTGCTTCTTAAAAGAAGCCTGCTGGTTCAGGCTACCGCCTTTTTACTGTCGGTCCTGCTGGTCAGCACCAATTTCCTGGTGGACAATTTCTACAGGGATCTGTGGATCTGCGACCTTCTTATCGTGTTCAGCAGAAGTGCGGCGGCAGCGGGCATCGTCCTGCTGGGGTATCACGTGCTGCCTGAGCTTAACCGGAAAAAGAGCCGCCCCGCCAGTGCGGTGATGGCGGCAGGCTCCTTTGCTGTGACCGTGATGATCTCCCGGTTTATCAGTGTTGATTTCCGCACCCTGCAGTTCGGCAGGTATCCACTGCTGTTTTATGTGGACGCGGTGGCGGCGGGAGTGTTTTTGCTGGAGGGATACCGCCTGCTTGCAGGCTCTCACCGATGTCCGGTACTGTCTTACATAGGCCAGAATACCCTTGTGATCATGGGGACCCATACAGAATGGTTCTTGTTGAATATCGTGCAGCTCGGCCTGGCAGGAGTGCTGGGGCCCTGCCAGGTGATCGGCACCCGTTATTATGGGGAGTGCGGGATCATCTTCGTGCTGCTCATGCTGATGGAATACGGGATTGCGGAAGGGATCAACCGGTATGTCCCGTGGCTGGCGGGAAAACCGGGGAAGATGGGGGAGCCGGGAAAAACAGGTGACGACCGTCCGGGGGCGGGGGATATCCCCGGAGCCATCAGGTCTTAATCCCATGGAATTTGAGGAAATTCTGTGCGGCATGGGATAAGGGATATTCCTTGTTGACAATAAATGCGCTTGTGATAAACAGGTTGTCATCTGAAAAATGTTTTAGGTTCAAGTCGCGGATGTGCTGAAAGTCGGCTGCTGTCAGGGATGCCAGCGCAACGGTGCCGAAGGATCTTGCCCACTCGATGGCGGTGGCGTTGGAGGAGGTAATGATCGAAATATTTGGCGTCAGCAGGTGGTGTCCGAAGGAGGCGCGGATCAGGTCAAGGCAGTCGAAGGGGACCGACAGAGGGTAATCCGCCAGTTCAGAGATGTCCAGAAGACTGCTTTTTTGTGCGAGGGGATGGTGAGGGTCACAGACCGCCACAATCTCCTCTTTTTCATATGGATAGACCGCCAGAGCGGCGTGTCCAGGCAGATTGGACCGCACCAGCCCGATCTCCGTCACATGGTTTAAGACGTTGGGGATCGCAAAATCGCTTGGGATCTCATAGAAGTCAAAACTGACATTGGGGTATTCTGCCCGGAAGCCGTCGAACAGATGGTGCAGGAAATAGGCAGAGTTACCCGCTGGGATGGACAGTTTCAATAGCTCGGAAAAGGCGGTCTTCTTATTGTGGATTTCGTCGTGGAGCTTTTCTTCCGCCCGGCAGATCTCTTTGGCGCGCAGGTAGAACACACGCCCCGCATCGGTCAGTTCCAGCTTGTGCCGGCTGCGCACAAGCAGCCTGGCCCCATAATAGTTTTCTATATTCTTCAGTTGGTTGCTCAGTGAAGGCTGGGCGATCAGCAATTTGTTGGAAGCGGCCAGGATGCTTCCACATTCTACGATCGTCACAAAGTTCCGGTATGATTCCAGGGTCATGATAAAACTCCTTAGTATAATAAAAATATTATATAAACTATGTAATAGTGATAGTTTTATTATATATAAAAGTGTGATACAATTCAAATTGTTTTTTATGAATGATGCTTATAAAAGACGCATTATTTATAAGATTAATTTATAAATATTTATGAGTATGAACGAAGTAGGAGGAAAAGATTTACGATGAATGCTTTGCTGACAGATTTACTTGCTGTATTTGGCGTGGTGCTGAACGCGCTTCCGCAGGGACTTTTAGCGCTTTCCTTTGGATTCGCCGCAGTCCCGACCGCCATGGCTTTTTTTATCGGGGCTTTTGGAAATGCAGTCACCGGGAATGTGGCACCGATCTCGTTCCAGGCTGAGACCATAACCTATGCGGGGACCAGCGGAAGGAACCGTTCCGAGCGGTGTACCATGATCTTTATCGGCGCGGCGATCCTGGCAGTGGTCGGCGCCTGCGGAATGCTCACCAGGATTGTGGAGTTTATCGGTACGGATATTGCAAACGGCATGATGGCGGGCGTCGGGCTGATCCTGACAAAGGCCGCGGTCAACATGGTGAAAGAGGACCATATTGCCGGGGGCGTCTCCATGGCGGCGGCGCTTATCACCTATCTTGTGACCAGCCAGAGTCCCAATACCCTGGTGTATACGATCGTAGTTTCCGTGATCGCATCCAGCGCAGTATCAGCAATATTTAATAAAGAGAAGAAAAATATCGTTGTGGCAGATGACAAATTCACCCGTCAGAAATTCACCATAAACGGGACTGTGATCTTTGGGGCGTTGGGAATGGTCTGCTTAAATATCGGCTCCAACATATCCTTTGGGGCGATCACGGCAAGCATGGCAGGCACGGATGCCTTTAATGTGGACCATCTGACTCTGATCTCTTCTCTGGCGGATATGGGTTCCTCCTTCTTTGGGGGAGCACCGGTAGAGTCGATCATCTCTGCAACAGCCAATGCGCCTCATCCGGTATGGGCGGGGATTGCCATGATGGTGGTGGTAGGCGTGATTCTTTTGAGCGGCCTCCTGCCAAAGATCGGAAACTACGTTCCGGCTTCCTCCATCGCAGGATTTCTGTTTGTGCTGGGACTCTTTAAGACCTTTGTGCTTGACGCTCCTGCGGCGCTGGCGGTGAATCCGGCGGTAGGGGGGACAGCGCTTGTGGTCACTGCCATATCCAATCCGTTTTTGGGGATGGTTGCGGGAATATTAGCTAGAATTTTGGGATTGTAAAGGAAGAAAAACTTATGAAGACATATGAACTTAATCTTTGTGGAGTAAAGAGAGAGCTACCGTTTGTGGATCTGGAAGACAATATGGCATTCGCCAGCTTTGTGATCATGGGGGATACGGAGTTAGTTATGGCCTGCGCGCCCAGGCTGGCGGAGAAGATCGGGGACGTGGACGTTATCATCACAGCGGAGGCCAAGGGGATCGCCCTGGCCTACGAGATCAGCAGGATTCTTGGAAAAAAAGAATTCATTGTGGCCCGCAAGAGCATCAAATCTTATATGCATGGGGTGGTTTCGGTTTCGGTCCATTCCATCACCACCTCCGGGGAACAGCACCTTTTCCTGGACGGGTATGATGCAGAGAAGATCCGGGGGAAATCCGTCTGCATTGTGGACGACGTGATCTCCACCGGAGAATCCCTCTACGCTCTGGAGGCCCTGGTTGGAAGCGCTGAGGGCAAGGTCTTAAAAAAGGCGGCAGTGCTGGCGGAGGGCAATGCGGCAGACCGTGACGACATTATCTTTCTGCAGAAGCTTCCGTTGTTTCAGAGATCCGAAAACGGAGAGTACGAATTTCTATAACTGAACGATAAAACGGCTTCCGCCCCCTGGATTGTCAAGGACCGTGATCGTGCCGCCGTGAAGCTCCACCAGTTCTTTGGCAATGCTTAAGCCCAG
This portion of the Clostridium sp. AN503 genome encodes:
- a CDS encoding LysR family transcriptional regulator translates to MTLESYRNFVTIVECGSILAASNKLLIAQPSLSNQLKNIENYYGARLLVRSRHKLELTDAGRVFYLRAKEICRAEEKLHDEIHNKKTAFSELLKLSIPAGNSAYFLHHLFDGFRAEYPNVSFDFYEIPSDFAIPNVLNHVTEIGLVRSNLPGHAALAVYPYEKEEIVAVCDPHHPLAQKSSLLDISELADYPLSVPFDCLDLIRASFGHHLLTPNISIITSSNATAIEWARSFGTVALASLTAADFQHIRDLNLKHFSDDNLFITSAFIVNKEYPLSHAAQNFLKFHGIKT
- a CDS encoding phosphoribosyltransferase family protein, with translation MKTYELNLCGVKRELPFVDLEDNMAFASFVIMGDTELVMACAPRLAEKIGDVDVIITAEAKGIALAYEISRILGKKEFIVARKSIKSYMHGVVSVSVHSITTSGEQHLFLDGYDAEKIRGKSVCIVDDVISTGESLYALEALVGSAEGKVLKKAAVLAEGNAADRDDIIFLQKLPLFQRSENGEYEFL
- a CDS encoding Na+/H+ antiporter NhaC family protein — its product is MGEHGGKRGAVRLGGMAFLPLIVFLVLYVGCGLAFTALGAEDAFSKFPRHVALLAGIATALALAPSVKLSEKMDVFCQGMGNSGVMMMIMIYLMAGGFQGAAAAMGGKDSVVNLSLHFIPVQFLVPGVFLLCCFISTSIGTSMGTIAALAPVAIGVARGAGLDLALTGAAVIGGAYFGDNLSMISDTTISAAQGCGSEMKDKFRMNFFIAAPAALAAILVYGFMGGQGNGAIEAGAYNLFQILPYIVVLGAALAGVPVVLVLFIGITMTGVIGLAQGTVGIFEWVQAIGGGMSDMFSISIVAALISGIIGLVRYYGGVDWLVGVLTSRIKDRKGAEYGIGLMSGVLSAALVNNTIGIIVTCPMAKEIGAKYKIAPKRLASLVDIFACAFLALTPHDGGMLMITAMAEVSPIAVLKNSFYMFFLIIAACVTIQFGLLRTKEEK
- a CDS encoding acyltransferase family protein; its protein translation is MGKRDGQIDAVRAAAISLVVLSHIFGAMDLGFNPVWNWFAPFMVPLFFLVSGYLAWKREPWKRYAFSAYVKKRAGSLLIPYVGFSLAASVVRMGVTYLTDGPVRENLGYLAREFVTCLGTGTLWFLPVMFLSDMMAFLLLKRSLLVQATAFLLSVLLVSTNFLVDNFYRDLWICDLLIVFSRSAAAAGIVLLGYHVLPELNRKKSRPASAVMAAGSFAVTVMISRFISVDFRTLQFGRYPLLFYVDAVAAGVFLLEGYRLLAGSHRCPVLSYIGQNTLVIMGTHTEWFLLNIVQLGLAGVLGPCQVIGTRYYGECGIIFVLLMLMEYGIAEGINRYVPWLAGKPGKMGEPGKTGDDRPGAGDIPGAIRS
- a CDS encoding NCS2 family permease; translated protein: MNALLTDLLAVFGVVLNALPQGLLALSFGFAAVPTAMAFFIGAFGNAVTGNVAPISFQAETITYAGTSGRNRSERCTMIFIGAAILAVVGACGMLTRIVEFIGTDIANGMMAGVGLILTKAAVNMVKEDHIAGGVSMAAALITYLVTSQSPNTLVYTIVVSVIASSAVSAIFNKEKKNIVVADDKFTRQKFTINGTVIFGALGMVCLNIGSNISFGAITASMAGTDAFNVDHLTLISSLADMGSSFFGGAPVESIISATANAPHPVWAGIAMMVVVGVILLSGLLPKIGNYVPASSIAGFLFVLGLFKTFVLDAPAALAVNPAVGGTALVVTAISNPFLGMVAGILARILGL
- a CDS encoding dicarboxylate/amino acid:cation symporter, whose amino-acid sequence is MKQIWNTYKSSVILLGSMVLGGVIGFFWGPGAEILQPVADTFLHLLYCCVVPLIFCSLTAAIAKMTDLSKLKKILFIFLIGTIVTGIIACLFMVVPCLVIDPAQGANINLSEEVGDLSSSINFLAMFTVGDFPELFSRNNLMALIVFTVIFSIATIFAGEKGKIIVTAMEAMTEVIVKVIGIVMKIAPLGLGCYFAILIGKYGSEVVGPLGKAIVMYLFAIVAYFVVSQTVEAYIGAGAEGVRRWWKTAVTPTLTALGTCSSAATLPANLIQAKQIGIPSEISDLVIPLGANLHKDGACVIQIIKIAFLCSVFNVPYVTPKNIILSIVIAVIASVVMGGIPAGGYVAEIFIISAFGFPTVAIPIMVLIGTITDAPATAVNVTGDTGLAMVIARFVEGKDWLKRSDERRAAGLEA